TGGCCTCGGGCATCGTCCTTATTGATCAGCATGTGGCCCACGAACGCGTGCTTTACGAGGAGGCGCAGAAGGCCTTCGCCGGCCAGGCGCGCCCGTCCCAGACGGTGCTGTTTCCCACCACCCTTGAATTAGCTCCCGACGAATTCAGCCGGCTGCTGGAGATGCTGCCCAGCCTGGAGGCGCTGGGTTTTCGCATTCGTGAGTTTGGGAAGCATACCGTGGTGGTGGAGGGGGTGCCCAGCGATGTGGCCTGGGGGCGGGAGCGGGAGATCCTGCGGGATGTGCTGGACCGCGCCACCGAGGCCCGCAGCGGCGCGGAGTTTCTCGAAAAGCTGGCTGCCAACTACGCCTGCAAGGCCGCCGTGAAGGCCGGCGACCCCCTGACGCAGGAGGAGATGGCTTCGCTGGTAGACCGCCTGTTTGCCACGGAAAACCCCTATTATTGCCCCCACGGCAGGCCCACCATTGTCCACCTGTCCATGCATGAACTGGACAAGCGCTTTGAGCGCATATAAGCCTGAATACCTCCAGCGCTAGCATGACACCCGTCATCCAGATTGAGGGCCTGAGCAAGACCTATCGCCGGCGCGGAAAGCCCGCGATAAAGGCGGTAGACGACCTCAGCCTGTCCGTGGACGGCGGGCAGATCTTTGGTTTCCTGGGGCCCAATGGTGCGGGCAAGACCACCACCATCAAGATGATCTGCGGGCTGGTGACGGCCGATGCCGGCGGCGTGTGGGTCAATGGCCACGATGTGGTGAGCGAGCGCAGCGCCGTCATGCGGGACATCGGGGTGGTGTTGGAGGG
The Candidatus Neomarinimicrobiota bacterium DNA segment above includes these coding regions:
- a CDS encoding ATP-binding cassette domain-containing protein gives rise to the protein MTPVIQIEGLSKTYRRRGKPAIKAVDDLSLSVDGGQIFGFLGPNGAGKTTTIKMICGLVTADAGGVWVNGHDVVSERSAVMRDIGVVLEG